DNA sequence from the Vicia villosa cultivar HV-30 ecotype Madison, WI linkage group LG3, Vvil1.0, whole genome shotgun sequence genome:
AGCTGAAGCCAAAAGGAAGAGGGAACTGGAGAGAGAAGCAGCCCGCCAAGCTTTGCAAAAGGTAGTTTGGAATTATATATGTCCAAATACAAAATTAGCTTTATGGCACATTTCACTAAGCAGCTCTGTTTGCAGATGGAGAAAACTGTTGACATCAATGAGAGCTGTCAATTTTTGGAAGATCTAGAGATGCTGAGTGCTGTACATGATGAAAATACAccaagtttcaaagaggaagcgAGCCCAGATGATCATCAAAATGGATTTGGGGGGATCAGGCTGCAGGGAAATCCCTTAGAGCAGTTAGGATTGTACAtgaaggttgatgatgaagatgaggagGAAGAACTGCCTCAGAGTGCTGCAGAGCCATCAAAAGATGTAGAAGAAGGAGAAATTGATTGATGTTGGCCCCAATTAATTGTTGAATTATTTGAACAAAATATATGAGCACTGGTCCTGAGCAGTAGTTGCTGGATTTAGTGATGCTGCTATGGTTGGAAGTTGGCTCCACACTCTAGGAAGTTTGAGGACGGATAGTAAAAACTTAGAAAAGGGCGTGAAGCCTTGGATTTGGCTTTTCTTCGGTCTGATTAAATTTGGTTTTCACTTGGAAAATGGTTTCTGAACGTGTTAATAGCTTGCGTGCAGTCCCCATTTAATGAAGGGGGCTTTGGTATCTGGATACTGATTTACCCAGTTTTGCCTTTAAAGATAAACCCGTTTGTAACGAGTTCTATACCCGAGCTTGAGTAGTTAACTTCACTCACATTGTACAATATGTTAGATCCGAGTAGAAATCAATTCTTTCTATTTAATGTTTCTTGGAAATACCTTAATGAGCCTGCTGATGTGTTTCTAAGAAATATTCTATTAGCGGATACAGTAATAATACTAAATCCTTTTTTCGTGATATTCAAGCTAGTAATAATACCAAAGACTATTTCTTGAAGTATTTATAAAGTTTGAGGTAGTTATGCTTTTATATTGAGTGAGATACTTATAATGGAAAATAATAtcttaaaacaagaaaataatatcttaaaacaagaaaaaactaAATTGCCGTTGCCATAGTGTTACACTACATTGCAAAATTTATTCACATTTCTCACCTAACTGTACACGTTACTCATTAATAATGCTTTACTCAATAATAATGCTTTGTAGCATCATTCCTCAAACACGCCTTCATCTGACAATGTAGAAGTCTCGGTTCCATTAACACGAATTTGATCTGCGGCATCATTATTGCCAAGATTCCTCAGAATACTAAAATCAaaatcatcatcgtcatcatcatcctCTTCTTCATCTTGCTCTGTATACTTAATGAATTCTTTGCTCTGATCCTTGATGGTATCTTCATACGGCATTTCACACCAAACAGTGCTCTTGCCCACAATTGATTTGTTATGAGTATCTGTCATCCTCTCTTTTCTGCTCTTTTCTGAATTCTTGGGTTCTCCCCAGTAGTCATAGCGATATAGAGGACTTTCAGGATCATACTGGTCTTTACCGAAAAAACTAGCATCCACATACCTTCCTGGCTCTTCCAATGGTAATCCAAGAGTTTTGCGACTGAAAAGAAAAAGATGAGAAAGACAGGTAAAAGACATGCATCATAACTAGAAATGAGATTAATAGACATGAATACAACTATACCAGCTGATGTCTCTAATCAATGCTTCTCTTTCCTCAAATGATCTACGCCAATGCATAAAATCATATTCATCCATCTCAGTATTGCGCTTCAATGAGGTAATTTTGTAGTCCTCACCTCTGTCCTTTGCTTCCTTCCATAGTTTCTTATGGTGCTGTATCCCCAAAGGTTAAGCTCAGATTAATGAAAGAGACAACTATTCTCCGGATATTAAACATAGGATTTTCCTAATTTTCCTTCAGTCCAACTTTTCTTTTATGGACCATCACTCCCATTTTTTCCTTAAATACCAATtaagatatatttattttttttaagaaaatttaagaatatattatataaacaCCGACTAATTTTATggtttaaaaatcattttttaatttattgtgaATATTATAACTAAATACATATAaattgttaagagtcccacatcggacaatatatggcctgaacatgtccttataagtgggggcaatcctcacccttcaagccggttttgtagggttgagttagacccaaccacacttcttaacatggtatcagagcctaatttaagatccggtgggccaccttctatggtttatggtttccgctatcgggccacccgccatttatttccacgctccagttgttgagttaggcccaaccacacttcttaaaatggtatcaagagcctcgtttaagatccggtgggccaccttctatggtttccgctatcgggccatccaccatttatttccacgctccagttgtctagtcctgggcgtgagggggtgtgttaagagtcccacatcggacaatatatggcctaaacatgtccttataagtgggggcaatcctcaccctacaagccggttttgtagggttgagttaggcccaaccacatttcttaacataaattattgaaaaatatcTAAAGTCCTGTTTAAACACATGAATAAACCATCAGTTTTTATTCTAAAATTCTAACTGTCCTTGGGACCCTAAATTTACGGGGAAAAAATTAAATTCTCCAATATTAGAATGTTTGAGGGTTCTGTTTGATATCTTATAAATTTAAGGTGCGAAATTGCAAGACACTTGCAATTTCAGGACATGCAATAGAAGTTTACTCTTAAACTGTCGATGTCCATGAAAATAACAGCTTAACTGGTCTTGGTCAAGGAATTTTTTGTGCAATTCAAGAAAATATCCATAACAAGACAAATTAATGTCTAAATGGGCTGAATACCCAACAGAGTAGAATAGGTAAGCTATATATGACTTGGGTGGTCATTGGTCAAAAGATTGAGTTAAGaagaaaattattaaataatctaGTATAATCTATGTTCTTAAGGATAATTTCTGAGCTGTACATCTCTTAAATTTTGGTCGTCAGAATTTGCAAAAGCGCTAGCAGCGAGTCTGACACTAGGTTTAGGAAAAAAGTGTTAAAATTCAAGCAGTGGATAATAGGTTAATAGTTCCTTTAACTATGTTCAAAAAAATCGAAGGCATCATTTAAAAGGCACAATGGTCCCTAGAACCAGCAGTGTAATATGCATTGGCAATAAAAGGAAAGCTGACCTCACGCTCAGCAAATGCAGCCTCTAAGTCAAGCTCTTTGACACTTGTTTTCTGGCAAAGTTAAAaacaataagtaaataaatatgcAACCAAATGAATGTAAGTTCAGTGTATAAGTTTGTTAGAAAGAAGAGACTAAATCCGTTTAATTCGGATTATGATATTAACAATTAAAAAGTTGAGCATTTATTCATGTAGTCTAAGTATCTTATTCATATATAATACATATGTTTTAGGGAATTTTCATGAACTAATTAACATATATCTGACTTCAATATAGTGGCCATCTTCTATGTGCTATCCCGTAATGTTTGGGATTGAGAACTATATTTACATTTGAAGTATCCAATTTAGATCGGATTTAAATTTCATGGTTAATCTCTTATTTTTCTTTCCTATGTTGTACAAGATCTATTACTATTTCCAAACTTTCTATGACTTAACGCGAATAAGAGATCGATAACTATTTATTATAACAAAGAAGAGAGCTATAACTCTTTCTTATCCAAAATAACAATAATAGAACTCACCAAAGTTACTTTTGGCACTAATGCATTCTTATAGTGAACTTTTGTATGCTGGACGGATTTTTCTTCATCAAAATCATCTTCGTCAACCAAGTCTGACAACTTTTTGCCTTTATATTTATCAGGATTAATATccatatcattcaaaatcatttgctCAGCTACATTGATCTGCCACAACTGCAAAAAAAGAAGTATTCTTGTGATGGGCAAGTAAAGAATATCCAACTGTGATTTCAGGAAAGAGCAAGTAAAtgcagaaaagaaagaaaatatcaaaGATGCAAGAAATAGTATGCTTCACTTCTAAGCTTCCTACAAATCAAACAAATTCCGCCTCTTTCAGTTCTATTCCTTCCCTCATATCCATGCACTCTTCCCCATTGATTGGCAGCCACTTACCCATTCTGTTGGGTTCCTTTCTAACAGACCACACCGCCTCAATTTCCTTTCTCCCCTTATCATTACTTTTTATATCTTTGATACACCTGAGCTAGGCCCTAAATAATCGCAGATTTGGGTGCCCGTTACTATGATATCAGAATCGTTATAAAACTGCAAGGCAAAGTATGGCGAGTCACTCAGCGAAGAAAGTTCATGCTCCTGTCACATGCTTTTAAGTTTCTAGTGATGTTTTACAAGCACACACAATATCATTTGTCATGACTCATGTGACTGCAGACTTGAGCACAGCCCTGTATAAAATTATTCTGTTGTAAACCAAGGGCTGCAACTCAAGACGCATAGTTTCTTTAGGGGCCACTTGATCCCAAAACGGAGTAAGGCCACTCTGGCTTCATATTAGCCTACCCTTGCAATTCCCAGACGAAtctctacaaaaaaaaaaaagttgccacAATACTCGGACATAAAATATAAACGTGACTGAAAACTACATGCCTGTAACAGATGCTAAAAGGTCTAACCAAGAACTCGTATAAGACAATCATTCTATTTTTACCTGTGATGCAGGTATAGGATGCCAACCGGCCTAACCAATTATCTTTGTTTTTTATTGCCCTCTTTCTTTAGACATCAAAggcaaaaaaatcaaataaaggagGAGAAATTCATTTGTACTCTAAGTGCATCACACCTAACAGTACAGATTACTTGTTATTTAATTAAAGGCAATCTACTTTTCCATATCATAACCGGGTTGCCATGTTATAGCAGGTGTTCGGTGCACATAACTTTTTTAGCATATTAGAGATTAAATTTTAACCCGGTGAAGGGCTAGTCTATCTATTGAGTGTACGTGATGGATCAATTATAAAAGAAACAATATTTATACGAAATCAGCAGGATTAAAGTATTTTAGACCAAAACCAGAAGTTATACTGGTTTTAGTAGGGAAATAATGGACGAAGCTAGTAAAAAGCATCCAATTTATTTGGGGTCCATATTCACACAGTAGCTTCATTACCAGAGATAAAGCAGTATCAGAAGCTTTAGCTATATGAGCTCAATCATGATAGGGCATTACCAGGGTGGGATAGTCATTTATAAACACCACGCCTTATCTCCTATGGCCTGGTAGGATAATCATTTATGAACACCACCCCTTATCATCTATGGCCGGGATTTCCCAGTACCATAATGACTGATTCATAAACAAGCACCTCAATCTATTATATTAGTTTTGGGATCCATATTGTTACATGGTAGTTTCATTACCAGATTTAATGCAGTCTCAGAAGCTTCAGCAATATGAGCATAAGCATTTAAATAAGAATTTGCCTCTATCTGCAACAATGGATTCTAGTGGCCAAAAATGGCTATGTGCTAATATTGTAACAAACACATGTTTGTATTTCTTAATTGTAACTAAGAATGGCAGTTATTTTGAAGTCCCACTATTTATGTAAGATTCAACTGAACATCAACCCATGCAAACACATGAAACATTTACAATTTTCTTATTTGACTTTGCATGTATGCAGGTGTGAATAGGAGCTTGTAAGGGGTCCATGACCATACTAAGGGGTAAGAGTGAAAACAGGAAAtaaaccaaaacaataaaacatgcATACACAAGGGATTTGGAACCATCATTGATATCTATTAGCAAATATATCCTATGCATGACCTAAACAGTCTACCGGTTTGGGATTCGGCCCCGTtgtatcccaaaaaaaaaaaacagtctaCCGGAGTTGTTCcctgcaattttttttaaaacagccCATCAGAACATACCTTATCAACGTATGGGTGATTAGAAAATAGAGGTTCTTCCTCTGGCTTGTCTCCTGGATCTTTTCTAGGAAGAGGAGGTCTTCCACAGTCACGctgcaaattttaaaatatcagatAGAAAAAGTAAGATCATAATAAAGCATTAATTTTGATATCAAGACATATCTGACAGGTTTAAAATAGAAACATGCACCCTTGGGGAAGTGGGTGAACCTCAGTTAATGGTTTATGGTAAGTAGTATCCATTGAAAAGGAACCAATGATTTTGTCAAAAGGTAAGCCTTTGGTACCAATTCTTCCCAAAGTATCAACTTCATACAAATGTTAACAAGTTGAATTCCAATTGATCAATCTACCTCTAATTTTTTGAATTAAAGTCAAGAGTTACACAAAATCCGTAACTTTTAAACAATATCCAACCATCAGCATCTGATCAGTGATTATTAATAGGCCGCACAAACAGAAACTTCTATTTTGATAGATTAGATTGGCATGCAGAAGCACCACAATAGAACCCAACCAAATAGATAGCACAACTGCTCTTCTTAAGCTTTCACAGTCAACAAAACCTTGGAGTTAATATAAATTTGAACTTTTACTTTTTAAATGATGAAAGCATGATGGATTAGATCAGAGCAAAATTACAATACAAAGAACTTTGGAGCTCAGtcaattcaaaatatttttcatcaGCAAAAAGATTGAGGTGGTCTAGTAAAGGTGCCAACCCGCATTTCATCTGGATTAGTATCTTCCTCGCGGTGAAATATTGGTGGGAACTCAAATCTGTTAAAGCTGAAGTatgaaaaaaaaatgttaaaatcaataatagtaatcaaaTTAATAAAGCTTGAACTATCAAATGTTGTTTATAGAAGGTTGAACATCACAAATACATAATCGTACATTAGATGATCTATATTTGGATCGACAAAACGAAGTTCAATTGGGAACCGGAAGCGATAAGGATCTCGCTTTGCCTACAAAGTAAAAATGTGAATGTGTTAATAAGTAAACATTCATCAAAAGAAATCCACTTATGGCCAAACAAGGGTATAACGGAACTATGTACATGTTATAGAATCAGACATATAACCTTGTGTATCCCACCTATATTGCCTATAAAAAGATGCAGAAAAGCTTAAAGTATGGATACACAGGAACCAACTTCAGTCACATGCAACCATTGACATGAATCACATGATTAAATGAATAAATGATCAATTATAGTGCAGAGTTGAGACTAAAGTAGACCTTTCTTAGTACCAAGAATGGATAAATAAAAGAAAGAGCCATCAACCACTGAGGTCAGAGGTGCCCAGGCTCAAAACTTGGACCAGCTTTTTGATGGGCGAGGTTTAGGATTGGGTCGTCAGTTGGGTTAAACATGCCCCCACTTCTCTTCAGAATGGAGTGAGCAAAAAACCATAAATTTGGACACCTGATGTACCAAAAAATAACTAATAACTAGGGACAGTGCCTCTGCTAAGTAGGTGAGGGCTTGCCCCAGCTGTGGCAcacaagagaaagagagaaaattcACCTTGTCTAATAACAACATGAACAAAAAACGCAGCACCAACTAGTTTTTGTACTAACGAGCCAAAAACAGGCTACACAGTTTGACAACAGTATGAGCTAAAAGCATCACCACTGTGTTATCAAGTAATGTAAAGTAAATATTAAGTAAAAATAGAATGAAAAGTTTTCAACTAGTGACTGAAATACTCACCGTAATTTCAACAATGACGGTCATACCCACATTTATATGATGGCGAATCCAAAACCAATCATTGTTCTTTATAGGAACCCACCTAGAATGCATAACAGTAGATGAATATTCCAGAAGAAAATTCACATAAAAATAAAAGCTGAAACAGTGGCAGTAAACAAGATAACAGTGCTATAGAAGTAAAGCCTCTAAGTTACTCATGATAACAGTATGAAGTGCTGGTTACGCAGCTGcaacaaacaaaagaaaatatgcaATAATCCATGGATGCATATACAGAGAAAATAATATCACCTAGTCAAAGATCAAAAATAGAGAAACCAATTTCAGTATTTAATAGTTTTCACTCAGTATCCTAGGCTACCACATGATATAAATAAGACAGTATGGTTTCCCTCTAGTTCTAGTCTATAAACAACCAGTACTTTTTTCTCTAGCAAAATAACATATCAAAAGTCCAAAGATTTAACCAGTCTCAAGTATGTACTTCTTGGTACTTGTTTTGTTACTGCTGTGGCTTTAGGTGTCAATGGAGCATTTCAACGCTACTATAGATGCTTGTGAAGCCATTTTTCCCAATTTTGAAATTTGCCCCATTGTTAATTTTTGTCCCCAGGGATATTGATTATGTATGCACTAAATGCCCTTCAACATTCTAAAATTATAGTTATTACTAACTTGCAAGAATATCATTGGAAGCAACTCAATATTACTTGAGTAGTACCCTAGCATCCAGAACAATGAGGAAACTAACACCCTTCGCAAAAAAAGAAGTTAAGGGAACACTTAAAATATGGACATAGGGAAAGGTAGATACCCATCGTATACCCCGCCAATGTCAATAAATGCCCCTTGATAGAGATGCAAAGTTGTCACCTTCCCCACACAAATCTGCAAAGAAAAATTTCCCATGTAATTGACGATTCCATAGAAAATTGTCATTTGAGCATTTATGAAAATTTGAATTACAATCCTACATATTAATTATGATACAGAAAAAAGACTGATTTTAATTATATGGATGCAAATAAAATAGGATCGTCTATTGGATTACAACTTGTCCAATTAGAAGCATTAACAAaaccaaaaagaaagaaaaaactgtGACAATGTGATGCTGTAATTGAAGGGTAAAATCAGCTGTCCATAGTTTTCTCAAACAAATATTCCAATCTGCAATTTTAAAATACAACTTTTATATTGTCATATTTGAAAAGATCACTAGACATGTCTACCGAAGACTATCCCAAGCCTGCCATATGAAATCAGTTTTTTCACAACAATACAATATAACCCGTAAGGCATATGACTTAAGAATTGATCAATAGCTTACCTGACCAGGATAATAGAATGGTAACTCGTACTGCAATAAACCATTAAAACAAGTTAGCACAAGAATAGCTTTACTTTCTAATATTCCAATGAaacacaaacataaaaaaaatcgcGATCCTACCATGCCGTCCTTGTAGTCCTTGCCTCTTTTCCTCCTACCAGGGTGATAATCTTGGTCTAACTGTAACATTCATATCAAAATTAGCATTAACAATCGACATAAACCAAAGCAAGAAAGTACGAATGCGTTGTATTTTGCACAAGTATGAAATTGAAACCTTATAAGATTCCTCTTCCAACAAATCCTTGTTAGCTTCCACCCACTCTTTGTATTGCTTCAGAAACACCTTATACCGATCCAAACACACATCATCAGTCTCAGTTTTAACTCCATTTTCAATATCCTCCAACCTCACCCTCTTGGCCTGCATCTTATGCGCTTCTCGAATAAACTCGAGTTCCTTCCGATCCACCTCCCACCCTCGGGGAGGCCAATCACGCGGCGGCACTAACCTTACCACCAGCGGTCCCGCCCACTTGGTCACCAACGGCTCGGGAATCTCTGTCTTGATTTCAAACTGCTTCTCCAAATACTCCTCTTCCGTCAATCCCATTTCCTCAATCCTCTTCTTCCGGTACCTAGGGTTCAACATTTTGAACGCTTCGATGGACTCCGGCGATTTGAGAGGAACCTCCTCACCTTCGTTGAGAGAATGACGCGCGAATTCGGCTTCGGGAGTGAGGATTTCTTCCCAGGGAGCCCAGCCGCGTTCGATCCAGTTGCGCCGTCGAGCTTCATCCTCGGTTTCCTTGTTTTGGGGGCCGAGAGCCTGGAGGAAGGTCTCGTCGACGGGGAACTCATCGGAGGTGAAGGACTTTGCGACGGTGGTGGGTGGTGGTTTTCGGAGGAGTAGAGGCGGAGGACGACGGTGGAAGTGGAAAAGGGGAGAGGGAGGGTTTAAGGGTTTAGGAAAAGTGAAGAGATAAGAATTGGGGAAGACTTGCATTGTGACAATACTATCACCACCTTGCTTCAAAAAACCAGCATGTAACTTGCTTATTATGTTGTAGATATTGAGAAGATAAAGTTCAAAATTTAATATGATAActgttattattaatatatgtaaaaattgtcaaataaatttttaaaattttctttaattAACTATTTCTACAGCACTGCACTATTCCTTTTTGAAGAGtaatacagtttttttttttattaataatagttGACAGATACTAATTATTACCctccttttcaaaaaaaaaaaattatggtcAATTTATTACTCTTTGTTGTCTCAtttataaaagtaaaataaaaacattaaaatcaattttattttgaaataatgattttatttatttattactgaAATCCAACTATCCTTGTTTGTTACCCACGATAGACATAATCTCAAGGGCCTATAAGAAATCTTGAATCCTGGATTATTTGGATGGAGTTGCACGGAGGAGATGTTGATAGCCTTCAAGAATTCAGCCTTAAACACAGTAAAAGGGATATCCTCCCTAGATTGGTTATGATTCCCATATAGAAATAGAGGAAGTCATCCTTCAATCCTTGAGGCCACCTAATGTAAGCCTTTTTGCCTTCCATGTAAGGCCTCGGCAAGACATCGTCTTCATATTCAGAGTTCGATATGTATTGTTGGGGAGTCCGAGGAGCGAGACTCGGAAGTGTTAATGGGCCAAACATTAGGGATCCAAGAGACCTTGACGCCATAACCCTGCCAAAACCTTAACACAATGGGGGAGGGGTACAGGTCGCCTTTCATATAAACCCAATGTTTCCTTCATTCCTAATTGATGCAAGACTTTAGAACTTTCACACTTGAAACCCAACAATCTCCCCCATAAGTGTGAGTCACCCATATCACTAGCCTTTGTGCACACTAGAATTCGCTTCCGCTTTCCCATCGAGCCAACCTGGCACTGATCCACTTATTGGGGAATTCGGAGAGCACTAGAAATATTATTATGCCAAACGTTGGGGATACAAGAGATCTTGACGTTACATATCCACTCAAAACCTTAAGGCAGTGGAGGTACGGGTCACCTCTATTATGAAATCAACATTTCCTCCATTCCTAGTCGATGTGAGACTTTAACACTTTCACACTTGAAACCCAACACTAATAACAATGAGCCTATTGTTAGTGTTGCTGACTTGGTATCTTCTTACGACGGCTTCGAATTCAAGCATGAATGCCTTTTGTGACGAGGTGGTAAAAATTAACTTTGTGTATAATAATGACGCTAAGGTAACAATATTTAAGTACGAGCATATACATGTTGGTTTATGAGGGAGGTTCGGGAATCATTACATCAGGTTTAGGAGCAATCACATAagtgagagagacaccacatattaacctaaaaccttaaggtattGGGTTTATAGGTCttatcacttataaagtgttcaacttTACTTTTCACCCGATGTGAGACTCATACTCACACTTGATATACCAACAATCTCTTCCTCGAGTTTGAGTCTGTCCATTCTTATGGGCATGGTCCCCCTCAAATTGAATATTTTTCATCCATATCTACTTGCATCGTTGTTGGATGGCCTATACGGAACACGATGTCTGAACACCTTTGCCATGAAGACTTTCGATACAAGGAGCCTTAATCGAACTAGGCTCTTATACTACTGTTGGATCATCATGAGGGCCTCCCCAAACAAGTGAGAAACACACCACATAttaacccaaaaccttaaggcatTGGATCTATGGATCttatcacttataaagtgttcagcATTCACTTTTCTTTCTGATGTGGGACTCACATTCACACTTGATATACCAACAATTAGAATTATTGTTATAGAGGTTATTGTAGCTTCCAAACATATTCATTTCAACATTTTCTCTAATCTACGTCACCAGTAACCCTCCACGAACTCATTATGCATCAATGCCATAACCCACATCTCCCATCACGTCTTTCAGGTCCAATCACATTCTCA
Encoded proteins:
- the LOC131662075 gene encoding protein PLASTID TRANSCRIPTIONALLY ACTIVE 10, producing the protein MQVFPNSYLFTFPKPLNPPSPLFHFHRRPPPLLLRKPPPTTVAKSFTSDEFPVDETFLQALGPQNKETEDEARRRNWIERGWAPWEEILTPEAEFARHSLNEGEEVPLKSPESIEAFKMLNPRYRKKRIEEMGLTEEEYLEKQFEIKTEIPEPLVTKWAGPLVVRLVPPRDWPPRGWEVDRKELEFIREAHKMQAKRVRLEDIENGVKTETDDVCLDRYKVFLKQYKEWVEANKDLLEEESYKLDQDYHPGRRKRGKDYKDGMYELPFYYPGQICVGKVTTLHLYQGAFIDIGGVYDGWVPIKNNDWFWIRHHINVGMTVIVEITAKRDPYRFRFPIELRFVDPNIDHLIFNRFEFPPIFHREEDTNPDEMRRDCGRPPLPRKDPGDKPEEEPLFSNHPYVDKLWQINVAEQMILNDMDINPDKYKGKKLSDLVDEDDFDEEKSVQHTKVHYKNALVPKVTLKTSVKELDLEAAFAEREHHKKLWKEAKDRGEDYKITSLKRNTEMDEYDFMHWRRSFEEREALIRDISCRKTLGLPLEEPGRYVDASFFGKDQYDPESPLYRYDYWGEPKNSEKSRKERMTDTHNKSIVGKSTVWCEMPYEDTIKDQSKEFIKYTEQDEEEDDDDDDDFDFSILRNLGNNDAADQIRVNGTETSTLSDEGVFEE